A single region of the Pseudomonas solani genome encodes:
- a CDS encoding MATE family efflux transporter, producing MRRELRALFTLALPIMIAQLSHSAMGFVDAVMAGRVSARDLAAVALGNSIWVPVFLLMTGTLLATTAKVAQRHGANQDAEIGPLVRQALWLAVVVGLAGAGLLLCAEPVLRMMGVEEDLVAPSMGYLHGIAFGLPAVALYQVLRCYSDGLGRTRPSMVLGICGLLLNIPLNYVLIYGHLGFPAMGGVGCGWASGIAMWLMFFGMLGWVNIAKVYKPSGLFNHFETPRWAVIKRLLSVGLPIGIAIFAESSIFAVIALLIGGLGANVVAGHQIALNFSSLVFMIPYSLAMAVTVRVGHSLGRGTPRDARFSAGVGMATALAYACLSASLMLLFREQIAAIYTPDAQVIAVAASLIVFAALFQFSDAIQVTAAGALRGYQDTRVTMILTLFSYWGIGLPIGYLLGLTDWLGEPTGPRGLWQGLIAGLTVAAVMLTFRVARSARSRIRSSDRVTALAEPA from the coding sequence ATGCGTCGCGAATTGCGTGCTCTATTCACTCTTGCCCTGCCCATCATGATCGCCCAGCTCTCCCACTCGGCCATGGGTTTCGTCGACGCCGTGATGGCCGGCCGTGTCAGCGCGCGCGACCTGGCCGCCGTGGCCCTGGGCAACTCCATCTGGGTACCGGTGTTCCTGCTGATGACCGGCACCCTCCTCGCCACCACGGCCAAGGTCGCCCAGCGCCACGGTGCCAATCAGGATGCCGAGATCGGCCCGCTGGTGCGCCAGGCCCTGTGGCTGGCGGTGGTCGTCGGCCTCGCCGGCGCCGGCCTGCTGCTCTGCGCCGAACCCGTGCTGCGCATGATGGGCGTGGAGGAAGACCTGGTGGCTCCGAGCATGGGCTACCTCCACGGCATCGCCTTCGGCCTGCCGGCGGTGGCGCTCTACCAGGTGCTGCGCTGCTACAGCGACGGCCTGGGCCGCACCCGTCCGAGCATGGTGCTGGGCATCTGCGGGCTGCTGCTGAACATCCCGCTCAACTACGTGCTGATCTACGGCCACCTGGGCTTCCCGGCCATGGGCGGCGTGGGCTGCGGCTGGGCCAGCGGCATCGCCATGTGGCTGATGTTCTTCGGCATGCTGGGCTGGGTGAACATCGCCAAGGTGTACAAGCCGAGCGGCCTGTTCAATCACTTCGAGACGCCGCGCTGGGCGGTGATCAAGCGCCTGCTGAGCGTGGGCCTGCCCATCGGCATCGCGATCTTCGCCGAGTCGAGCATCTTCGCGGTGATCGCCCTGCTGATCGGCGGGCTGGGCGCCAACGTGGTGGCCGGGCACCAGATCGCGCTGAACTTCAGCTCGCTGGTGTTCATGATCCCGTACTCCCTGGCCATGGCGGTGACCGTGCGTGTCGGCCACTCCCTGGGGCGTGGCACGCCGCGTGATGCGCGCTTCTCCGCGGGTGTAGGCATGGCCACGGCGCTGGCCTATGCCTGCCTGTCGGCCAGCCTGATGCTGCTGTTCCGTGAGCAGATCGCCGCCATCTACACCCCCGATGCCCAGGTCATCGCGGTGGCTGCATCGCTGATCGTGTTCGCTGCGCTGTTCCAGTTCTCCGACGCCATCCAGGTCACCGCCGCCGGTGCCCTGCGTGGTTATCAGGACACGCGGGTGACGATGATCCTCACCCTGTTTTCCTATTGGGGCATCGGCCTGCCCATCGGCTACCTGCTGGGGCTTACCGACTGGCTGGGCGAACCCACTGGCCCACGCGGCCTATGGCAGGGGCTGATCGCCGGCCTGACGGTGGCGGCGGTGATGCTGACCTTCCGTGTGGCCCGTAGCGCGCGCTCGCGCATCCGCAGCAGCGACCGCGTGACGGCCCTGGCCGAACCGGCCTGA
- a CDS encoding saccharopine dehydrogenase NADP-binding domain-containing protein yields MTQGLKVLVLGGYGNFGRLIVRRLRSIEGIEVIAAGRDLAKAQALAAETGCQAARLDIDQPGLAQAFSELGAQVVISTVGPFQGQDYRVAEAAIEAGCHYIDLADARAFVCGIGRLDDRARERGLLICAGASSVPGLSAAVVDEQLPRFSRLDSIEHGISSSEKTPGLSTLEAVLGYCGRPVRLWRDGAWGSIHGWQGLRRHAFRAPMGARWVGICDIPDLELFPARYPGVRDVSFRAGVGLRLTQFGTWALSWLVRGGLVRNAVGLASLLRRGAVLVEPLGDGLSGMFVTLRGLDHQGRPLVLTWELVAHDNDGPNIPCMAAVALVRKLAAGTLAERGAMPCIGLFSSAEYLAELEGMRIEVEIREGE; encoded by the coding sequence GTGACACAGGGATTGAAGGTTCTGGTGCTGGGCGGCTACGGCAATTTCGGCCGGCTGATCGTGCGTCGTCTGCGCAGCATCGAGGGCATCGAGGTGATCGCCGCGGGGCGTGACCTGGCCAAGGCCCAGGCCCTGGCGGCGGAAACCGGTTGCCAGGCGGCGCGCCTGGATATCGACCAGCCCGGGCTGGCCCAGGCCTTCAGCGAGCTGGGTGCCCAGGTGGTGATTTCCACGGTCGGGCCCTTCCAGGGGCAGGACTACCGGGTCGCCGAGGCAGCGATCGAGGCTGGTTGCCACTACATCGACCTGGCCGATGCGCGCGCCTTCGTCTGCGGCATCGGCCGGCTGGATGACCGGGCCCGCGAGCGCGGCCTGCTGATTTGTGCCGGCGCCAGTTCGGTGCCCGGCCTCAGCGCCGCCGTGGTGGACGAACAACTGCCGCGCTTCAGCCGTCTGGACAGCATCGAGCATGGCATCAGCTCCTCGGAGAAGACGCCGGGCCTGTCGACCCTGGAGGCGGTGCTCGGCTACTGCGGCCGGCCCGTACGGCTCTGGCGCGATGGTGCCTGGGGCTCGATCCATGGCTGGCAGGGTCTGCGCCGCCACGCCTTCCGTGCCCCGATGGGCGCGCGCTGGGTGGGTATCTGCGACATTCCCGACCTGGAACTCTTCCCCGCGCGCTACCCGGGCGTGCGCGATGTCAGCTTCCGCGCCGGCGTTGGCCTGCGCCTCACCCAGTTCGGCACCTGGGCGCTGTCCTGGCTGGTGCGCGGCGGGCTGGTGCGCAATGCCGTCGGCCTGGCGTCGTTGCTGCGCCGTGGCGCGGTGCTGGTGGAGCCCCTGGGCGACGGCCTCAGCGGCATGTTCGTGACATTGCGTGGGCTGGACCACCAGGGCCGGCCACTGGTGCTCACCTGGGAACTGGTCGCCCACGACAACGACGGCCCCAACATTCCCTGCATGGCCGCCGTGGCCCTGGTGCGCAAGCTCGCCGCCGGCACTTTGGCCGAACGCGGCGCCATGCCCTGCATCGGCCTGTTCAGCAGCGCCGAATACCTGGCGGAACTGGAAGGGATGCGCATCGAGGTAGAGATCAGGGAAGGCGAATAG
- the pdxB gene encoding 4-phosphoerythronate dehydrogenase PdxB — MRILADENIPLVDAFFGGFGPIRRMPGRAIDRAALGDAEVLLVRSVTRVDRALLEGSAVRFVGTCTIGTDHLDLGWFAEAGIAWSSAPGCNARGVVDFVLGSLLTLAEDEGVAPSTRTYGVVGAGQVGGRLVEVLRGLGWRVLVCDPPRRAAEGGDYVDLATVLEQCDAISLHTPLDKGGAHPTHHLLGAAELARLKPGCWLINASRGAVVDNRALRDALRARSDLRAVLDVWEGEPEADPELAALCRIATPHIAGYSLDGKLRGTAQIYQAFCRAEGIEEAVRLDELLPAPWLPELTLDASADTVWALAMLCRAVYDPRRDDADFRRSLVGDSAQRRAAFDALRKHYPVRREIDGLRVRLQGEAPQLAQWVRALGAELA, encoded by the coding sequence ATGCGCATCCTCGCCGACGAAAACATCCCCCTGGTCGACGCCTTCTTCGGCGGTTTCGGCCCCATCCGCCGCATGCCGGGACGTGCCATCGACCGTGCCGCCCTGGGCGACGCCGAGGTGCTGCTGGTGCGCTCGGTGACCCGCGTCGACCGCGCCCTGCTGGAAGGCAGCGCGGTGCGCTTCGTCGGCACCTGCACCATCGGTACCGATCATCTCGACCTGGGCTGGTTCGCCGAGGCCGGCATCGCCTGGTCCAGCGCGCCCGGCTGCAATGCCCGTGGCGTGGTGGATTTCGTCCTGGGCAGCCTGCTGACCCTGGCCGAGGACGAGGGCGTAGCGCCCTCGACCCGCACCTATGGCGTTGTCGGCGCCGGCCAGGTGGGCGGGCGCCTGGTGGAGGTGCTGCGTGGCCTGGGCTGGCGGGTGCTGGTCTGCGACCCACCACGCCGGGCGGCCGAGGGAGGCGACTACGTCGACCTGGCCACCGTGCTGGAGCAGTGCGATGCCATCAGCCTGCACACGCCATTGGACAAGGGCGGCGCCCATCCCACCCACCACCTGCTGGGGGCCGCCGAGCTGGCGCGGCTCAAGCCCGGCTGCTGGCTGATCAACGCCAGCCGGGGGGCGGTGGTGGACAACCGGGCGCTGCGTGATGCGCTGCGGGCCCGTTCGGACCTGCGCGCGGTGCTGGACGTCTGGGAAGGCGAGCCGGAGGCTGATCCTGAACTGGCCGCGCTGTGCCGCATCGCCACGCCGCACATCGCCGGCTATAGCCTGGACGGCAAGCTGCGCGGCACCGCGCAGATCTACCAGGCCTTCTGCCGCGCCGAAGGCATCGAGGAAGCGGTGCGGCTGGACGAACTGCTGCCCGCGCCCTGGTTGCCGGAACTGACCCTGGATGCCAGCGCCGACACGGTCTGGGCGTTGGCCATGCTCTGCCGCGCGGTGTATGACCCGCGCCGCGACGATGCCGATTTCCGCCGCAGCCTGGTGGGGGATTCCGCCCAGCGCCGCGCGGCCTTCGACGCCTTGCGCAAGCACTACCCGGTGCGCCGGGAAATCGACGGCCTGCGGGTGCGCCTGCAGGGCGAGGCGCCGCAACTGGCGCAGTGGGTGCGGGCGCTTGGGGCGGAGCTGGCCTGA
- a CDS encoding DUF1287 domain-containing protein, which translates to MLKRLFCLFLLLASLGAQAAVDAVRLVDSARGQIGVTLSYDPVYRRIAYPGGDVPLATGVCTDVVIRALREQGLDLQKVVHEDMRSHFSAYPRNWGLKRPDPNIDHRRVPNLMTWFKRQGMALRPSDQAANYRPGDIVTWDLGRGLQHIGILSDRTGADGVPLALHNIGRGTQEEDILFRYKIIGHYRFAER; encoded by the coding sequence ATGCTCAAGCGACTGTTTTGCCTGTTCCTGCTGCTGGCCAGCCTGGGCGCCCAGGCGGCGGTGGATGCCGTGCGCCTGGTGGATTCGGCGCGCGGCCAGATCGGCGTGACCCTGAGCTACGACCCGGTGTACCGGCGCATCGCCTACCCCGGCGGCGACGTGCCCCTGGCCACCGGCGTGTGCACCGACGTGGTGATCCGCGCGCTGCGCGAACAGGGCCTGGACCTGCAGAAGGTGGTGCACGAGGACATGCGCAGCCACTTCTCCGCCTACCCGCGCAACTGGGGCCTGAAGCGCCCCGATCCGAACATCGACCACCGCCGCGTGCCCAACCTGATGACCTGGTTCAAGCGCCAGGGCATGGCGCTGCGCCCCAGCGACCAGGCCGCCAACTACCGCCCCGGCGACATCGTCACCTGGGACCTCGGGCGCGGCCTGCAGCACATCGGCATCCTCTCCGACCGCACCGGTGCCGACGGCGTGCCGCTGGCCCTGCACAACATCGGCCGCGGTACCCAGGAAGAGGACATCCTGTTCCGCTACAAGATCATCGGCCACTACCGCTTCGCCGAGCGTTGA
- a CDS encoding ABC transporter transmembrane domain-containing protein: protein MGLLSSRQRNALRMAARFVAPYRWRVIGALLALLFTAAITLSMGQGIRLLVDQGLATQSPEALNHSIILFFALVVALAVGTFSRFYLVSWVGERFVADIRKRVFNHLIELHPGFFETTRASEIQSRLTADTTLLQSVIGSSLSLALRNGIMMIGGIGLLFVTNPKLTGIVVVALPLVVAPILLFGRRVRALSRQSQDRIADVGSYVGETLGQIKTVQAYNHQAQDRARFGRTVEGAFDTARKRITQRAWLITVVIVLVLGAVGVMLWVGGMDVIAGRISGGDLAAFVFYSLIVGSAFGAISEVIGELQSAAGAAERIAELLQTRSTIKAPESDLLRLPERVEGELELRGLRFAYPTRPQSLALDGIDLHVRPGETLALVGPSGAGKSTLFDLLLRFFDPTEGEVRVDGLPIQRLEPADLRRCFALVSQSPALFFGSVEDNIRYGRPDASQAEVEAAARAAHAHEFIQRMPEGYQTHLGDGGIGLSGGQRQRLAIARALLTDAPILLLDEATSALDAESEHLIQQALPEVMSGRTTLVIAHRLATVKSADRIAVIDKGKLVAIGSHQELVLSSPLYARLAELQFSTSNEPA, encoded by the coding sequence ATGGGTCTGCTTTCCTCCCGCCAGCGCAATGCGCTGCGCATGGCCGCGCGCTTCGTCGCTCCCTATCGCTGGCGGGTGATCGGCGCGCTGCTGGCGCTACTGTTCACCGCCGCCATCACCCTGTCCATGGGGCAGGGCATCCGCCTGCTGGTGGACCAGGGCCTGGCGACCCAGTCACCGGAAGCCCTCAACCATTCGATCATCCTGTTCTTCGCCCTGGTGGTGGCGCTGGCGGTGGGCACCTTCAGCCGCTTCTACCTGGTGTCCTGGGTGGGCGAGCGCTTCGTCGCGGATATCCGCAAGCGCGTGTTCAACCACCTGATCGAGCTGCACCCCGGCTTCTTCGAAACCACCCGTGCCTCGGAAATCCAGTCGCGCCTCACGGCCGATACCACGCTGCTGCAATCGGTTATCGGCTCGTCGCTGTCCCTGGCGCTGCGCAACGGCATCATGATGATCGGCGGCATCGGCCTGCTGTTCGTCACCAACCCCAAGCTGACCGGCATCGTGGTCGTCGCCCTGCCGCTGGTGGTGGCGCCGATCCTGCTCTTCGGCCGGCGGGTGCGGGCGCTGTCGCGGCAGAGCCAGGACCGCATCGCCGATGTCGGCAGCTACGTCGGCGAGACCCTGGGGCAGATCAAGACCGTCCAGGCCTACAACCACCAGGCCCAGGACCGGGCGCGCTTCGGGCGTACCGTGGAAGGCGCCTTCGACACCGCGCGCAAGCGCATCACCCAGCGGGCCTGGCTGATCACCGTGGTCATCGTGCTGGTGCTCGGCGCGGTGGGGGTGATGCTCTGGGTCGGCGGCATGGACGTGATCGCCGGGCGCATTTCCGGCGGTGACCTGGCCGCCTTCGTCTTCTACAGCCTGATCGTCGGTTCCGCCTTCGGTGCCATCAGCGAGGTGATCGGCGAGCTGCAAAGCGCCGCCGGTGCCGCCGAGCGCATCGCCGAGCTGCTGCAGACCCGCAGCACCATCAAGGCCCCGGAAAGCGACCTGCTGCGCCTGCCCGAGCGGGTGGAAGGCGAGCTGGAGCTGCGCGGCCTGCGCTTCGCCTACCCGACCCGGCCGCAGAGCCTGGCCCTCGATGGCATCGACCTGCACGTGCGCCCCGGCGAGACCCTGGCCCTGGTCGGCCCTTCCGGTGCGGGCAAGTCGACGCTCTTCGACCTGCTGCTGCGCTTCTTCGACCCCACCGAGGGTGAAGTGCGGGTGGATGGCCTGCCCATCCAGCGCCTGGAGCCGGCCGACCTGCGCCGCTGCTTCGCCCTGGTATCGCAGAGCCCGGCGCTGTTCTTCGGCAGCGTCGAGGACAACATCCGCTACGGTCGCCCCGACGCCAGCCAGGCCGAGGTGGAGGCTGCGGCGCGGGCCGCCCATGCCCACGAATTCATCCAGCGCATGCCCGAGGGCTACCAGACGCACCTGGGCGACGGCGGCATCGGCCTTTCCGGCGGGCAGCGCCAGCGCCTGGCCATCGCCCGGGCCTTGCTCACCGATGCACCCATCCTGCTGCTGGACGAAGCCACCAGCGCGCTGGATGCCGAAAGCGAGCACCTGATCCAGCAGGCCCTGCCCGAGGTCATGAGCGGGCGCACCACCCTGGTGATCGCCCACCGCCTGGCCACGGTGAAGAGCGCGGACCGCATCGCCGTCATCGACAAGGGCAAGCTGGTCGCCATCGGCAGCCACCAGGAGCTGGTGCTCAGCAGCCCGCTCTATGCGCGCCTGGCGGAACTGCAATTTTCCACATCGAACGAGCCGGCCTGA
- a CDS encoding NAD(P)-dependent oxidoreductase — protein MISISSRGQPPSSVVASRSITSQCGMGLSLALVGCPGNFRASMEGLSRLGKPRVRLPGTCTCGGFEMAKVTFIGLGVMGFHMAGHLACEGHEVRVYNRSPEKASLWCDEFGGDSFATPREAAQGYDLVMTCVGNDDDLRAVVLGEEGAFAGMQPGSVLVDHTTASAEVARELAALAAERGLGFLDAPVSGGQAGAESGMLTVMIGGERELYERAAPVIDSYARMTRLMGPVGSGQLTKMVNQICVGGLLQGLSEALHFARRSGLDATAAMEVIGKGAAQSWQLEHRHQSMLDGKFDFGFAVDLMRKDFAIVFAEAQRNGAQLPVTELVDRFYGEIQAEGGGRWDTSSLITRLEPPK, from the coding sequence ATGATCTCCATATCTTCCAGGGGCCAACCGCCTTCCTCGGTCGTGGCTTCCAGGTCTATCACCAGCCAGTGCGGCATGGGGCTCTCCTTGGCGCTTGTGGGGTGTCCCGGCAACTTCCGGGCGAGTATGGAGGGCCTTTCGCGGCTCGGCAAACCGCGTGTTAGGCTTCCTGGGACATGCACATGTGGAGGGTTTGAGATGGCGAAGGTGACCTTTATCGGGCTCGGCGTAATGGGCTTTCACATGGCCGGCCACCTCGCATGCGAGGGGCACGAGGTGCGCGTCTACAACCGCTCGCCGGAGAAGGCCTCGCTCTGGTGCGACGAGTTCGGCGGCGACAGCTTCGCCACGCCACGGGAAGCGGCGCAGGGTTACGACCTGGTGATGACCTGTGTCGGCAACGACGACGACCTGCGCGCCGTGGTACTGGGCGAGGAGGGCGCCTTCGCCGGCATGCAGCCCGGCAGCGTGCTGGTGGACCACACCACCGCCTCCGCCGAGGTGGCCCGCGAACTGGCGGCGCTGGCTGCCGAGCGCGGGCTGGGCTTTCTCGATGCGCCGGTCTCCGGCGGCCAGGCCGGGGCCGAGAGCGGCATGTTGACGGTGATGATCGGCGGCGAGCGCGAACTCTACGAGCGGGCGGCACCGGTGATCGACAGCTACGCGCGGATGACCCGGCTGATGGGCCCGGTGGGTAGTGGCCAGTTGACCAAGATGGTCAACCAGATCTGCGTCGGCGGGCTGCTCCAAGGGCTCTCCGAGGCACTGCATTTCGCCCGGCGTTCCGGGCTCGACGCCACGGCGGCCATGGAGGTGATCGGCAAGGGGGCGGCGCAGTCCTGGCAACTGGAGCACCGTCACCAGAGCATGCTCGACGGCAAGTTCGACTTCGGCTTCGCCGTTGACCTGATGCGCAAGGACTTCGCCATCGTCTTCGCCGAGGCCCAGCGCAACGGCGCGCAATTGCCGGTCACCGAACTGGTGGATCGTTTCTACGGCGAGATCCAGGCCGAAGGCGGTGGCCGCTGGGACACCTCCAGCCTGATCACCCGCCTCGAGCCCCCGAAGTGA
- the tusA gene encoding sulfurtransferase TusA has product MSDQPDAILDATGLNCPEPVMMLHNKVRDLPSGGLLKVIATDPSTRRDIPKFCMFLGHELVEQGEEAGTYLYWIRKKAE; this is encoded by the coding sequence ATGTCCGATCAGCCTGATGCCATTCTCGATGCAACCGGCCTCAACTGCCCCGAGCCGGTGATGATGCTGCACAACAAGGTGCGTGACCTGCCGTCCGGCGGCCTGCTCAAGGTCATCGCCACCGACCCGTCGACCCGGCGGGATATCCCCAAGTTCTGCATGTTCCTCGGCCACGAGCTGGTGGAGCAGGGCGAGGAGGCCGGTACCTACCTGTACTGGATCCGCAAGAAGGCCGAATGA
- a CDS encoding exonuclease domain-containing protein, whose amino-acid sequence MPHWLVIDLEATTEEGGWPLEDMEIIEIGASIVAADGREVDHFQRFVRPLRRPCLTTFCRQLTHISQANVDSAAPLAQVWPAFERWLQNYQPRLVSWVSWGEYDRRQLEQEWRQQQLVSRLATIPHVNLKQHFARVRQLKQPVGLHTALQLAGLSFQGQQHRALEDARNTARLLPLVLPASS is encoded by the coding sequence ATGCCGCACTGGCTGGTGATAGACCTGGAAGCCACGACCGAGGAAGGCGGTTGGCCCCTGGAAGATATGGAGATCATCGAGATCGGCGCATCGATCGTGGCTGCCGACGGCCGCGAAGTGGACCATTTCCAGCGTTTCGTGCGCCCGCTGCGCCGGCCCTGCCTGACCACCTTCTGCCGCCAGCTGACCCACATCAGCCAGGCCAATGTCGACAGCGCCGCGCCCCTGGCGCAGGTCTGGCCGGCGTTCGAGCGCTGGCTGCAGAACTACCAGCCGCGCCTGGTCAGCTGGGTCAGTTGGGGCGAGTACGACCGCCGCCAGCTGGAGCAGGAATGGCGCCAGCAGCAACTGGTCAGCCGCCTCGCCACCATTCCCCACGTCAACCTCAAGCAGCATTTCGCCCGCGTCCGCCAGCTCAAGCAGCCCGTGGGCCTGCACACCGCGCTGCAACTGGCCGGGCTCAGCTTCCAGGGTCAACAGCACCGAGCCCTGGAAGATGCCCGCAACACCGCCCGCCTGCTGCCGCTGGTGCTGCCTGCCAGTTCCTGA
- a CDS encoding PA1571 family protein yields MSLQNSTSTRRVVPLQPQQPVGGSIIDAQGREIPITEGMIQRACKELDKHWEGARKQA; encoded by the coding sequence ATGAGCTTGCAAAACAGCACTTCCACCCGCCGGGTCGTTCCGCTTCAACCCCAACAACCCGTTGGCGGCTCGATCATCGACGCCCAGGGTCGGGAAATCCCCATTACCGAAGGCATGATCCAGCGCGCCTGCAAAGAGCTGGACAAGCACTGGGAAGGCGCCCGCAAACAGGCCTGA
- the ppnP gene encoding pyrimidine/purine nucleoside phosphorylase, whose protein sequence is MFKVNEYFDGTVKSIAFGMSEGPATIGVMAPGEYEFGTSQLEVMHVVAGALTVKLPGSDSWETFEAGSKFTVPANSKFQLKVAQDTAYLCEYR, encoded by the coding sequence ATGTTCAAGGTCAACGAGTACTTCGACGGCACCGTCAAATCCATCGCCTTCGGCATGAGCGAAGGCCCCGCCACCATCGGCGTGATGGCCCCGGGCGAATACGAATTCGGCACCAGCCAGCTGGAAGTGATGCACGTCGTCGCCGGCGCCCTGACCGTCAAGCTGCCGGGCAGCGACAGCTGGGAAACCTTCGAAGCCGGCAGCAAGTTCACCGTACCGGCGAACAGCAAGTTCCAGTTGAAAGTCGCCCAAGACACCGCCTACCTCTGCGAATACCGCTGA
- a CDS encoding thiol-disulfide oxidoreductase DCC family protein: protein MNADSFPPHIQPGERVVLFDGVCKLCNGWARFLIRHDRERLFKLASVQSPEGQAILRWYGLPTDHFDTMAYIEGRELFVRSDAVLRIARLLPWPWRLGGVLRVIPAALRDWLYDRIALNRYRLFGRHEVCLLPSPDHEQRFLQAGN from the coding sequence ATGAACGCCGATTCCTTTCCTCCCCACATCCAGCCCGGCGAGCGCGTGGTGCTCTTCGATGGCGTCTGCAAGCTGTGCAACGGCTGGGCGCGTTTCCTGATCCGCCACGACCGCGAGCGGCTGTTCAAGCTGGCTTCGGTGCAATCCCCGGAGGGGCAGGCCATTCTGCGCTGGTATGGCCTGCCCACCGACCACTTCGACACCATGGCCTACATCGAGGGCCGCGAGCTGTTCGTGCGTTCCGACGCGGTGCTGCGCATCGCCCGCCTGCTGCCCTGGCCCTGGCGCCTGGGTGGGGTGCTGCGGGTGATCCCGGCGGCGTTGCGCGATTGGCTCTACGACCGCATCGCGCTGAACCGCTACCGGCTGTTCGGTCGCCACGAGGTGTGCCTGCTGCCGAGCCCCGACCACGAGCAGCGCTTCCTCCAGGCGGGCAACTGA
- a CDS encoding ATP-NAD kinase family protein: MSIFRMGLIINPLAGLGGAAALKGSDGVAEEALARGAVPRAEERTQLALESLLPLAGRLEFLTFPGAMGADLLARMGFRHRLIGALEAATSSAADTRHAVEALQETGVSLILFAGGDGTARDVSAVAREGQPVLGIPAGVKIHSGVYAISPRAAGEVARRLVEGGLVRLASGEVRDLDEAALREGKVVARWYGELTVPVEGQFMQHVKQAGMESEELVLVDLADWLAESWEEGVRYVLGPGSTLHGLAANLGLEATLLGVDVIENGQLIARDVTEAQLFELVDGHPAFLLVTAIGGQGHIIGRGNQQISPRVLRAIGLDRLRVVATKRKLGTLDGRPLLVDSGDPQLDDAFPDAVRVWAGYKEELLYPLGWAADAGAEC, from the coding sequence ATGTCGATATTCCGAATGGGCCTGATCATCAATCCCCTGGCCGGGCTGGGCGGCGCGGCTGCCCTCAAGGGCAGCGACGGTGTCGCCGAGGAGGCCCTGGCGCGCGGCGCCGTGCCCCGCGCCGAGGAGCGCACCCAACTGGCGCTGGAGTCCCTGCTGCCCCTGGCCGGGCGCCTGGAGTTCCTCACCTTTCCCGGCGCCATGGGCGCCGACCTGCTGGCACGCATGGGCTTCCGCCATCGGCTCATCGGTGCTCTGGAGGCGGCGACCAGCAGCGCCGCCGACACCCGCCACGCCGTGGAGGCGCTGCAGGAGACGGGGGTGTCGTTGATCCTCTTCGCCGGCGGTGACGGCACCGCCCGCGACGTCAGCGCCGTGGCCCGTGAAGGCCAGCCGGTGCTGGGTATTCCGGCGGGGGTGAAGATCCATTCCGGCGTCTACGCCATCAGCCCGCGTGCGGCGGGGGAGGTGGCGCGGCGCCTGGTGGAGGGCGGCCTTGTACGTCTGGCCAGCGGCGAGGTGCGCGATCTCGACGAAGCGGCGCTGCGCGAGGGCAAGGTGGTGGCCCGCTGGTACGGCGAGCTGACGGTGCCGGTGGAGGGGCAGTTCATGCAGCACGTGAAGCAGGCGGGCATGGAGTCCGAGGAGTTGGTGCTGGTGGACCTCGCCGACTGGCTGGCGGAAAGCTGGGAGGAGGGCGTGCGCTACGTCCTCGGCCCTGGTTCGACCCTGCACGGGTTGGCCGCCAACCTCGGCCTGGAGGCCACGCTGCTGGGCGTGGACGTGATCGAGAACGGCCAACTGATCGCTCGCGATGTCACCGAGGCCCAGCTGTTCGAACTGGTGGACGGCCATCCGGCCTTCCTCCTGGTCACCGCCATCGGTGGCCAGGGGCACATCATCGGCCGTGGCAACCAGCAGATCAGCCCGCGCGTGCTGCGCGCCATCGGCCTCGATCGGCTACGGGTAGTCGCCACCAAGCGCAAGCTCGGCACCCTCGACGGCCGGCCCCTGCTGGTGGACAGCGGCGACCCGCAGCTGGACGACGCCTTCCCCGATGCGGTGCGGGTCTGGGCCGGCTACAAGGAGGAGCTGTTGTACCCGCTGGGCTGGGCCGCCGACGCAGGCGCCGAGTGCTGA
- a CDS encoding GFA family protein, giving the protein MVQGGCLCGGVRFEIEGELAPIQICHCSQCRKAQGTPFVTNIPVDETRFRLLAGNELLRAFSSSPGKQRVFCERCGSPLYSKSEKAPGVLRIRAGLLEGELETRPANHAYVASRANWWDIQDSLPQFPAGRG; this is encoded by the coding sequence ATGGTCCAGGGTGGTTGCCTGTGCGGCGGAGTTCGTTTCGAGATCGAGGGTGAGCTGGCGCCGATCCAGATTTGTCATTGCAGCCAGTGCCGCAAGGCGCAGGGCACGCCTTTCGTCACCAATATCCCGGTGGACGAGACGCGCTTCCGCCTGCTGGCGGGGAATGAGCTGCTGCGTGCCTTCAGCTCCTCGCCGGGCAAGCAGCGGGTGTTCTGCGAGCGTTGCGGCTCGCCCCTCTACAGCAAGAGCGAGAAAGCCCCCGGCGTGCTGCGCATCCGTGCCGGCCTGCTGGAAGGCGAGCTGGAGACGCGCCCCGCCAACCACGCCTACGTGGCGTCCAGGGCCAACTGGTGGGACATCCAGGATTCCCTGCCGCAATTCCCTGCAGGGCGGGGCTGA